Proteins from one Desulfovibrio sp. genomic window:
- a CDS encoding response regulator has product MDVLVIDDERPTLAMFELLLQAMGYNPVAADSGERGLEIFGLGDFPIVLTDIKMPGMDGMEVLSRIKLTRPTTEVIVITGHGDVELALEALNLKAADFIDKPISQEALANALRRAEGRIARREHSNPPAVLRETDGVSVLDIAGNLSTAMDSLADELASAKDRAGLLITVSECASINGAGIESLTAIIRDQAALGQPVAIACKPENFRRVFEAAGLTNAATLYENEEDGLRALLAKSP; this is encoded by the coding sequence ATGGACGTTTTGGTCATCGACGATGAAAGGCCAACCCTGGCCATGTTCGAGCTCTTGCTGCAGGCCATGGGCTATAACCCCGTGGCCGCGGATTCAGGCGAACGCGGCTTGGAGATATTCGGACTGGGCGATTTCCCCATCGTCCTCACGGACATCAAGATGCCCGGCATGGACGGCATGGAGGTGCTTTCGCGCATAAAGCTCACCCGCCCCACCACCGAGGTTATCGTCATCACCGGGCATGGAGACGTGGAGCTGGCTCTGGAAGCTCTCAATCTCAAGGCCGCGGATTTCATAGACAAACCCATCTCCCAGGAAGCCCTGGCCAATGCCCTGCGTCGCGCCGAGGGGCGTATCGCCCGCAGGGAACATTCTAATCCTCCAGCCGTTCTGCGTGAAACCGACGGCGTAAGCGTTCTGGACATTGCCGGCAATCTTTCCACGGCAATGGACTCGCTTGCCGACGAGCTGGCTTCCGCCAAGGACCGGGCCGGACTATTGATCACCGTTTCCGAGTGCGCCTCCATTAATGGTGCCGGCATTGAAAGCCTCACCGCTATCATCCGCGACCAGGCCGCACTGGGTCAGCCCGTGGCCATAGCGTGCAAACCCGAGAACTTCCGCCGCGTGTTCGAGGCAGCCGGGCTCACCAATGCGGCCACCTTGTACGAGAACGAAGAGGACGGACTGCGCGCGCTGCTTGCGAAAAGCCCCTGA
- a CDS encoding RNA-binding protein: MVTNIYVGNLPFSASEDQVRQMFEAHGQVNSVKLINDRETGRPRGFGFVEMEGDGVKEAIEALNGADFGGRTMKVNEARPREKRPARW, from the coding sequence ATGGTGACGAACATCTACGTCGGGAATCTGCCTTTCAGCGCCTCCGAAGACCAAGTGCGCCAGATGTTTGAGGCCCACGGACAGGTCAACTCCGTGAAGCTCATCAACGACCGTGAGACCGGCCGTCCCCGCGGCTTCGGATTCGTGGAGATGGAAGGGGATGGTGTGAAGGAGGCCATCGAGGCCCTCAATGGTGCCGACTTCGGCGGACGCACCATGAAGGTCAACGAGGCCCGTCCCCGCGAAAAACGTCCCGCGCGCTGGTAA
- a CDS encoding IS1595 family transposase, whose product MEEFPVPANACSDETAARELVASLCKTVGATGCPRCRGERIYRLGSGRLRCKACGYTFHELTGRFMGIGGLSCSKWLSLISLFADERPVKEAAIHLGVAYNTVYKAMDALRQAILYQAIDARQISQALKARRAGSWPPVFGIMPRQGWVFVDLIPDVDATDLTLFKLHFRLKTSRVGSVVYTGPMRGYQGLVCCGGPDWLTPALRTKDSALPLDEDGGFWPYLRRRLEKLQGVSAEKFPLYLKEFEYRWNHQGHDMKGLLTRLAVAFVPSGE is encoded by the coding sequence ATGGAGGAATTCCCGGTCCCAGCAAACGCCTGTTCGGACGAGACTGCGGCCAGGGAGCTGGTGGCTTCCTTGTGCAAAACAGTGGGCGCCACGGGGTGTCCCCGCTGCCGGGGAGAACGAATCTACCGTTTGGGGTCGGGTCGGCTGCGGTGCAAGGCCTGCGGGTACACCTTCCACGAGCTCACCGGGCGCTTCATGGGGATCGGGGGGCTAAGCTGCTCCAAATGGCTTAGCCTCATCAGTCTGTTCGCGGATGAGCGGCCGGTGAAAGAGGCCGCCATACATCTTGGAGTGGCGTACAACACGGTCTACAAGGCCATGGACGCGCTTCGGCAAGCCATTCTGTACCAGGCCATAGACGCTCGGCAGATCAGTCAGGCCCTGAAGGCGAGACGCGCGGGTTCCTGGCCGCCGGTGTTCGGCATAATGCCGCGCCAGGGATGGGTCTTCGTCGACTTGATACCGGATGTGGATGCGACAGATTTGACGCTTTTCAAACTGCATTTTCGTCTGAAAACCTCACGAGTGGGCTCGGTGGTGTACACAGGCCCCATGCGTGGATACCAGGGGCTGGTATGCTGTGGCGGGCCGGATTGGCTGACGCCAGCCCTTAGAACCAAGGATTCTGCCCTGCCCCTTGATGAAGACGGTGGTTTTTGGCCGTACCTGAGGCGCAGGCTGGAGAAGCTCCAGGGAGTGTCCGCTGAGAAATTTCCCCTTTACCTCAAGGAGTTCGAGTACCGCTGGAACCACCAGGGGCACGACATGAAGGGGCTTTTGACACGGCTCGCCGTGGCATTCGTGCCTTCAGGGGAATAA